A portion of the Sphingobacterium spiritivorum genome contains these proteins:
- a CDS encoding cupin domain-containing protein, producing the protein MKTEEKQFSSKDFHQTFARPTFIKPAKLIHQNVENAGVHNQFSTERKHPVFFVDLPSKNVSMTIGGLLPGQLTNRHRHTYETVLYVLEGAGYTEVEDERVEWKAGDAVYIPSWAWHRHQNLSDTEPAKYIACENAPQLQNLGVALREEEGRDL; encoded by the coding sequence ATGAAAACAGAAGAAAAACAATTCAGTTCAAAAGATTTTCATCAAACCTTTGCACGTCCGACGTTTATCAAACCAGCAAAGCTCATTCATCAAAATGTAGAAAATGCAGGTGTACATAATCAGTTTTCCACTGAACGCAAACATCCTGTTTTTTTTGTTGATCTGCCCAGTAAAAATGTAAGTATGACTATAGGCGGATTATTGCCGGGTCAACTGACGAACAGACATCGTCATACCTACGAGACTGTACTGTATGTACTGGAAGGCGCAGGTTATACAGAAGTGGAAGATGAACGCGTGGAATGGAAAGCCGGTGATGCGGTCTATATTCCTTCCTGGGCCTGGCACAGACATCAGAATCTGAGCGATACCGAACCTGCCAAATACATTGCCTGTGAAAATGCACCTCAACTTCAGAATCTGGGAGTCGCTCTACGCGAAGAAGAAGGCCGCGATCTCTAA
- a CDS encoding PLP-dependent aminotransferase family protein — translation MIRPWNLEMQLDFQAEKSVYLQIADAIIEAIRSGRLKKGEALPGTRALSEHIGVNRNTVVEAVNVLQNEGWIITKERAGTFVADNLPFRPENISHSGTAVKINTEPTPVYSICFDDGYPDARIAPVKELARAYRQIFNQKARWQMMGYTNALGDESFRAAIARMLNHHRGMKIDVPHICITRGSQMALYLAAQSLIQQGDYVLVEDPGYHPAWEAFEHAGAKLLPVRVDQDGMIIADIIRHLQSGKSIKAIYTTPHHQYPTTVTLSLSRRVELIRLSNEYGFTIIEDDYDNEFHFGHRPILPLSSYNEIQNYIYIGTMSKVVAPALRIGYLVSKASYIQQIGALRKIIDVQGDNIMEQAVLQLIEDGTIKKHLKKMTLYYRNKRDNCFRLLNQYMKDKADYYLPDGGLAFWIVPRQQERVRYLEERLKEKGIRISGPEQYNLGQDTQGLRLSYGALSEAQLEEGIQVIADLL, via the coding sequence ATGATTCGTCCTTGGAATTTAGAAATGCAGTTGGATTTTCAGGCAGAGAAGTCTGTTTATCTGCAGATCGCAGATGCGATCATTGAAGCTATTCGTAGCGGGAGGCTTAAAAAGGGAGAAGCTCTGCCAGGTACAAGAGCTTTGTCAGAACATATAGGGGTAAATCGTAATACAGTAGTAGAGGCTGTGAACGTACTTCAAAATGAAGGCTGGATTATTACGAAAGAACGTGCAGGTACCTTTGTGGCTGATAATCTTCCATTTCGCCCTGAAAATATTTCACATTCAGGTACCGCTGTCAAAATAAATACTGAACCGACTCCTGTGTACAGTATTTGCTTTGATGACGGATATCCGGATGCACGGATTGCTCCCGTCAAAGAGCTGGCCAGAGCATACCGGCAGATTTTTAATCAAAAAGCCAGATGGCAGATGATGGGCTATACCAATGCACTGGGGGATGAATCGTTCAGGGCCGCAATTGCCAGAATGTTAAACCATCATCGGGGCATGAAGATCGACGTACCTCATATATGTATTACCCGGGGAAGTCAGATGGCTTTATATCTGGCTGCTCAGAGTCTGATACAGCAGGGCGATTATGTATTAGTCGAAGATCCGGGATATCATCCTGCATGGGAAGCTTTTGAACATGCAGGCGCAAAGCTATTACCTGTACGGGTGGATCAGGACGGAATGATTATAGCAGATATTATCCGGCATTTGCAGAGTGGCAAATCTATAAAAGCAATCTACACCACACCTCATCATCAGTACCCCACTACCGTTACGCTTAGTCTGTCCCGACGTGTAGAACTTATACGGCTGTCTAATGAGTATGGATTTACAATCATAGAGGATGATTATGATAATGAATTTCACTTTGGGCATCGCCCCATTTTGCCACTGTCCAGTTACAATGAAATTCAAAATTATATCTACATCGGGACGATGAGTAAAGTCGTTGCGCCCGCATTGCGTATCGGATATCTGGTAAGTAAAGCATCTTATATTCAACAAATAGGTGCTTTACGTAAAATCATAGATGTACAAGGCGATAATATTATGGAACAGGCTGTTCTTCAGCTGATAGAAGACGGAACGATTAAGAAACATCTTAAAAAGATGACACTGTATTACCGGAATAAAAGAGATAACTGTTTCAGATTACTCAATCAATATATGAAAGATAAGGCTGACTATTATTTGCCGGACGGCGGACTGGCATTTTGGATAGTCCCCAGACAGCAGGAGCGTGTCAGATATCTGGAAGAAAGATTGAAAGAAAAAGGTATCCGCATATCAGGTCCGGAACAATATAATCTTGGACAAGATACGCAGGGATTACGCCTGAGCTATGGAGCGCTGTCTGAAGCGCAGCTGGAAGAAGGGATCCAAGTCATAGCAGACTTGCTTTAG
- a CDS encoding exo-beta-N-acetylmuramidase NamZ domain-containing protein translates to MKQIPVFLTVMLLFLLCKPGVHAQQKLSYSNDKIKTGAEQTEKYVGYLKGKRVAILGNQSSIIGKTHLVDSLLALKINIVKIFGPEHGFRGNASNGTEVSDELDAKTGIRIISLYGNKRKPSAKDLTDVDVLIFDVQDMGVRFYTNINTLRDIMESCADNGKELMILDRPNPNAYLIDGPILDMKHKSGIAQFPVPIAHGMTIAEFAQMINGEKWMKAKDSCKLKIIPVSNYNHSMLYKLPVNPSPNLNTEESILLYPSTCLFEGTKLNHGRGTDYPFTVIGSPAYKGIYSFSFTPVSKKGMSESPLFMNQVCYGLDLRKVDLAKLVASKKLNLDWMKELYQKSPEKAAFFDRSFSAQIGNIETLAGVSDFRKQIESGASDQEIRKSWEPGLTNYKKMRKKYVIYKD, encoded by the coding sequence ATGAAACAAATCCCTGTTTTTTTGACTGTCATGTTATTATTCCTGCTATGCAAGCCGGGTGTTCATGCACAACAGAAATTGTCATACAGTAATGATAAAATTAAAACCGGAGCCGAACAAACGGAGAAATATGTGGGCTATTTAAAAGGAAAACGGGTTGCAATATTGGGAAACCAATCTTCTATTATTGGAAAAACCCATCTGGTGGACAGTCTTCTTGCACTCAAAATAAACATTGTAAAAATATTTGGTCCCGAACATGGTTTCCGGGGTAATGCAAGTAACGGGACAGAAGTATCGGATGAATTGGATGCAAAGACAGGCATACGCATCATATCCCTGTATGGTAACAAAAGAAAACCATCTGCAAAAGATCTGACTGATGTAGATGTATTAATTTTTGATGTACAGGACATGGGTGTACGCTTCTACACGAATATTAACACTTTAAGAGATATTATGGAGTCCTGTGCGGATAACGGGAAAGAACTAATGATTCTGGATCGTCCGAATCCAAATGCCTACCTGATTGATGGACCCATTCTGGATATGAAGCACAAATCAGGAATAGCACAATTTCCGGTGCCGATAGCACATGGTATGACTATAGCTGAGTTTGCACAGATGATTAACGGAGAGAAATGGATGAAAGCAAAAGATTCGTGTAAACTCAAGATTATTCCGGTGTCTAATTATAACCACAGTATGCTGTATAAACTCCCCGTCAATCCGTCACCTAATCTGAATACAGAAGAGAGTATATTACTATATCCAAGTACCTGTTTATTTGAAGGCACTAAACTCAATCATGGAAGAGGCACTGATTATCCTTTTACGGTTATAGGAAGTCCTGCATATAAAGGCATCTATTCATTTTCATTTACCCCGGTGAGCAAGAAAGGGATGAGCGAATCTCCTCTGTTTATGAATCAGGTATGTTATGGTCTGGATTTGCGTAAAGTGGATCTGGCTAAACTGGTTGCAAGTAAAAAATTAAATCTGGATTGGATGAAAGAACTCTATCAAAAATCTCCTGAAAAGGCAGCATTTTTTGATCGAAGCTTTTCTGCACAGATCGGAAATATTGAAACACTTGCCGGAGTAAGCGATTTTCGTAAACAAATCGAATCCGGAGCAAGCGATCAGGAAATTCGTAAAAGCTGGGAACCCGGACTTACAAATTATAAAAAAATGCGTAAGAAATATGTGATTTATAAGGACTAA
- a CDS encoding bifunctional riboflavin kinase/FAD synthetase codes for MKIYRNLDDFEPLDCAVVTIGTFDGVHIGHQKILSHLKESAKKINGETVLLTFFPHPRLIINPDDDSLRLINDIEEKVCHLANAGIDHLILTPFTRDFSNQTPEEYISNVLIGKLGTKKIVIGYDHHFGKDRKGSLVDLEHFAEIFDYTVEQIPEQDINDVAVSSTRIRESLIKGNIDTANQYLGYPFELTGTVIRGDQIGRTIGFPTANLHVHEKHKLIPAYGIYAVEVEIFDKIEEVLTGQYIEKVPFRKAKGMGYIGTRPTVDGMTRNIEVSLFDFNEDIYGKTLKVTFLHFVRHDERFETIEIMKEQIQADKKYITAYFADQK; via the coding sequence ATGAAAATATACAGAAATTTAGACGACTTTGAACCTTTGGATTGTGCTGTAGTGACCATTGGAACATTTGACGGCGTACATATAGGTCATCAAAAGATTTTGAGTCATCTGAAAGAATCTGCAAAGAAAATAAACGGAGAGACTGTTCTGCTAACTTTCTTTCCGCATCCCCGTCTGATTATCAATCCCGATGATGACAGTCTCAGACTGATCAATGATATTGAAGAAAAGGTGTGTCATCTGGCCAATGCCGGCATAGATCACCTGATCCTCACTCCTTTTACCCGCGATTTCTCGAATCAGACTCCCGAAGAATATATCAGTAATGTGTTAATAGGAAAACTGGGAACTAAAAAAATAGTGATCGGCTATGATCATCATTTCGGTAAAGACCGCAAAGGGTCATTAGTCGATCTGGAGCACTTTGCAGAAATCTTTGATTATACGGTAGAGCAGATCCCCGAACAGGATATTAACGATGTAGCGGTATCTTCAACACGGATCCGCGAGTCTCTGATCAAGGGAAATATTGACACGGCTAATCAGTACCTGGGCTATCCGTTCGAATTGACAGGAACAGTAATTCGGGGAGACCAGATCGGACGTACCATTGGGTTCCCGACAGCGAATCTGCATGTGCATGAAAAGCATAAGCTAATTCCGGCCTACGGAATCTATGCGGTAGAGGTTGAGATATTCGACAAAATTGAAGAAGTGCTTACGGGACAATATATCGAGAAAGTTCCTTTCCGAAAAGCAAAAGGAATGGGATACATCGGAACCCGCCCTACTGTAGACGGGATGACCCGAAATATTGAGGTTTCTTTGTTTGATTTCAATGAAGATATCTACGGAAAAACATTAAAAGTAACATTCCTTCATTTTGTAAGGCACGATGAAAGATTTGAAACTATTGAAATTATGAAAGAGCAGATTCAGGCGGATAAAAAGTATATCACAGCTTATTTTGCGGATCAGAAATAA
- a CDS encoding alpha/beta hydrolase, with protein MEKKDLTIILVHGAWGDGSHWQHVIPRLVKAGYQVRSAQNPLTSLTHDIERTSDLINAQEGKVLLVGHSYGGSVISGAGNNQKVIGLVYIAAFAPEAGESLSRIFSRHESPAGAASIYPDSKGFLWIKYDEYHRHFCADLDDDEALVLSLAQRPIHATCFEEPAGDPAWRTKPSWYQVSDEDHMIPPQTQQEMADRIRPREIIHLDASHASLASKAEEVTNFIIKAASSF; from the coding sequence ATGGAAAAGAAAGATCTCACAATTATTTTAGTACATGGTGCCTGGGGAGATGGTTCTCATTGGCAACATGTTATCCCTCGTTTAGTAAAAGCCGGTTATCAAGTAAGAAGCGCGCAGAACCCATTGACCTCTCTGACCCATGATATCGAACGTACAAGCGATCTGATCAATGCACAGGAAGGAAAAGTCCTGCTTGTTGGACATTCCTATGGCGGATCAGTTATTTCAGGAGCCGGAAATAACCAGAAAGTAATCGGTCTGGTATACATTGCGGCATTTGCACCAGAGGCAGGAGAAAGCCTTTCCCGGATATTTTCACGACATGAATCTCCTGCAGGAGCCGCAAGCATATATCCGGACAGTAAAGGTTTCTTATGGATAAAATATGATGAATACCATCGTCACTTCTGTGCCGATCTGGATGATGATGAGGCTTTGGTGCTGTCTCTTGCCCAACGGCCTATTCATGCGACCTGTTTTGAAGAGCCTGCAGGGGATCCCGCATGGCGTACTAAGCCAAGCTGGTATCAGGTATCGGATGAGGATCATATGATACCTCCGCAGACACAGCAGGAAATGGCAGACCGTATCCGCCCGCGGGAAATTATACACCTTGACGCAAGTCATGCATCTCTGGCTTCCAAAGCAGAAGAAGTCACTAATTTTATTATCAAGGCTGCGTCCTCCTTTTGA
- the truB gene encoding tRNA pseudouridine(55) synthase TruB produces MEDPIIENSHTFHFAEGQMLLIDKPLTWTSFDVVGKIRNTLKPLKLKVGHAGTLDPLATGLLIVCTGKMTKQIDSFQAEDKEYTGIITLGATTPSYDLETEIDQRFDISAITEEMIFDTARSFEGEINQFPPAHSAIKINGERVYEKARRGEEVELKSRKVTINSFAIEKIELPHVYFRISCSKGTYIRSIAHDFGKLLNNGSHLSELRRTKSGNYHVDNAWNLENLIEVIKSQKI; encoded by the coding sequence ATGGAAGATCCTATTATTGAGAATTCCCATACTTTCCATTTTGCTGAAGGGCAAATGTTATTAATTGACAAACCTCTTACATGGACAAGTTTTGATGTGGTAGGAAAGATCCGCAATACACTCAAACCGCTTAAATTAAAAGTCGGACATGCCGGGACACTCGATCCGCTGGCAACAGGTCTCCTGATCGTGTGTACAGGAAAAATGACCAAACAGATCGATTCCTTCCAGGCTGAAGATAAAGAATATACCGGTATTATCACCTTAGGTGCCACTACCCCATCCTATGATCTGGAAACAGAAATTGATCAGCGATTTGATATCAGTGCTATCACCGAAGAGATGATCTTTGATACAGCACGTTCTTTCGAAGGTGAGATCAACCAATTTCCGCCTGCACATTCAGCTATTAAAATCAACGGCGAACGGGTTTACGAAAAAGCCCGCCGTGGTGAGGAAGTAGAACTGAAATCCCGCAAAGTGACGATTAATAGTTTTGCCATTGAAAAAATAGAACTTCCCCATGTTTACTTTCGAATTTCATGCTCAAAAGGAACTTACATTCGCTCTATAGCTCATGATTTTGGAAAATTACTAAACAACGGCTCTCATTTGAGTGAACTGCGTCGTACTAAAAGTGGTAATTATCACGTAGATAACGCCTGGAATCTCGAAAATCTGATTGAAGTGATAAAATCACAAAAAATTTAA
- a CDS encoding hybrid sensor histidine kinase/response regulator translates to MTNAKKNAFYLRTVLIVSIVLSFIFLSAIFIYQYGQYRRIEAKLNAAYASGNTQSSALYGLFSTFSEADNLFRLYTVDFKAETYQSYKKKLDTIKFFVDSLSTLPIENNPLQKSIKNVKEKGAVAMEFASLKRDVDQLVFFAKDSLELLNNPKENYRYRPSLTIADTFISNTLQDTVRNLVKQDTVVKKKESLFKRIFNTKNDTIVSNTVDQKFNINKIGLIQQHIQNTILQNDKIYSSNMNNLRLVFSKLRQKERELIQSNHTLLNKLKIGINRLRDIELATNRNAEAMNFAQYQKNAQHFGTQLIIALCIMLFMIIFIIYYQFKVVSYEKRLYQEKEYVAKIAEEKTSVLASISHEIRAPINSLLGVIDLMNKNTGSNKVNQELINSANYEITLINSTINDILSLSKLEVGSLNIKYDYFSPYEMLHDLVSLHSYQAQTKGLAFTNVIDIDPKLKIYSNAFRIKQITSNLITNAIKYTKKGHVTVHARIHKSGNKPTLHIEVSDSGIGIADKNKNFVFRKYYMTDSQNKVGGFGLGLYISKLLTEQLNGDISFESTLGTGTTFSLKIPFEKELLLQKNSGPYTVNDLPDNLNIVLIDDSRINILYLKQFFKDKNNVHTFENAAEGLRFLQQNAVDVVITDLLMPEISGWDILNNLKESKTTEHIKVFAFTSENMLLEDDHRSHNMYTFDGVLSKPLREDELVNTLLKGMNS, encoded by the coding sequence GTGACTAACGCCAAAAAAAATGCTTTCTATCTACGTACGGTACTCATCGTCAGTATCGTACTGTCTTTTATATTTCTGAGTGCCATATTTATTTATCAGTATGGACAGTACAGACGAATTGAAGCTAAGCTTAACGCTGCTTATGCATCCGGCAATACACAATCTTCTGCCCTGTACGGATTGTTTTCAACTTTTAGTGAGGCTGACAATCTGTTTCGGCTGTATACGGTAGATTTTAAAGCAGAAACTTATCAGTCGTACAAAAAGAAACTTGATACCATCAAATTTTTTGTGGATTCACTCTCTACCCTTCCTATTGAAAATAATCCGCTTCAAAAAAGCATTAAAAATGTAAAAGAGAAAGGTGCTGTAGCCATGGAATTTGCCAGTCTCAAAAGAGATGTAGATCAGTTGGTCTTCTTTGCAAAGGACTCTTTAGAGTTATTAAATAATCCAAAAGAAAATTACAGGTACAGACCATCACTTACTATTGCTGATACTTTTATCAGTAATACCTTACAGGATACTGTCAGAAATCTGGTAAAGCAGGATACGGTTGTCAAAAAAAAGGAAAGTTTATTTAAAAGAATATTCAATACTAAAAATGACACTATAGTTTCCAATACTGTAGATCAGAAATTCAATATCAATAAGATAGGATTAATACAGCAGCACATCCAGAATACGATCTTGCAAAATGACAAGATATACAGCAGTAACATGAATAACCTGCGGCTGGTATTTAGCAAACTCCGTCAAAAGGAAAGGGAACTAATACAATCTAATCATACTCTCCTGAATAAACTTAAGATAGGCATAAATCGTCTCAGGGATATAGAATTAGCAACCAATCGCAATGCGGAGGCTATGAACTTTGCACAATATCAAAAAAACGCACAGCATTTCGGCACTCAACTTATCATAGCCTTATGTATTATGCTGTTTATGATCATTTTTATCATTTACTACCAGTTTAAGGTAGTTTCTTATGAAAAGAGACTTTATCAGGAGAAAGAATACGTTGCTAAAATTGCTGAAGAGAAAACAAGTGTGCTGGCCAGCATAAGCCATGAAATACGGGCCCCTATCAACTCTTTGCTGGGCGTGATAGATCTTATGAACAAAAATACGGGAAGTAATAAGGTTAATCAGGAGTTGATCAATTCAGCTAATTATGAAATAACATTGATAAACAGTACTATCAATGATATTTTGAGCCTTAGCAAACTGGAAGTTGGTTCGCTTAACATTAAGTATGACTACTTTTCCCCATATGAAATGTTACACGATCTGGTTAGCCTGCACAGTTATCAGGCGCAAACAAAAGGGCTGGCCTTTACAAATGTAATCGATATAGATCCCAAACTAAAAATATACAGTAATGCATTCCGTATCAAGCAGATTACGTCTAACCTGATCACAAATGCGATCAAATACACAAAAAAAGGACATGTAACAGTACATGCCCGTATACACAAATCCGGCAATAAACCAACCTTACATATTGAGGTATCGGATTCGGGAATAGGCATAGCAGATAAAAATAAGAATTTTGTGTTCCGTAAATATTATATGACTGATTCTCAGAATAAAGTCGGAGGTTTTGGTCTTGGATTGTATATTTCCAAATTACTGACCGAACAATTAAACGGGGACATCTCTTTCGAAAGTACACTGGGTACAGGTACTACTTTCAGTCTTAAAATTCCGTTTGAAAAGGAATTATTATTGCAAAAGAATTCAGGTCCTTATACCGTTAATGATCTTCCCGATAACCTCAATATTGTACTTATCGACGATAGTCGTATTAATATCCTGTATCTGAAGCAGTTCTTTAAAGATAAGAACAATGTCCACACATTTGAGAATGCAGCTGAAGGATTACGTTTTCTACAGCAAAACGCGGTTGATGTGGTTATTACTGATTTGTTAATGCCCGAAATAAGCGGATGGGATATTCTGAACAATCTTAAAGAAAGCAAAACTACAGAACACATAAAGGTCTTTGCCTTCACTTCAGAAAATATGCTGCTGGAAGATGATCACAGAAGCCACAATATGTATACCTTTGACGGAGTATTGAGCAAACCTTTGCGGGAAGATGAATTGGTAAATACGCTACTCAAAGGTATGAATAGCTAA
- a CDS encoding BCCT family transporter, whose amino-acid sequence MSFIKILKRKSTFVSGIVFPSLFFILGITLVSSVFPSAADYYLNLVKTFLFENLNWVYVLVVTIFVLFLLFLVFSKYGNVKLGSNDSKPEFSFFSWISMLFAAGMGIGLMYFSVAEPMSHYSDTNVLGTDPIQRAKDAQLYTFFHWGIHAWAIYAVVGLSLAYFTYRYKLPLSLRSCFYPILKDKIQGRAGDVIDMFALCSTFFGITTTLGFGVVQLCAGLVNIGVIPESNFIYQIIIVVVIMTISILSATSGVNKGVKFLSQLNIITALLLMLFVLIFGPTTFLLGTFSEGLGYYINSFFSLTFNTHAYEPEHQQWFFNWTILYWAWWISWSPYVGLFIAKISKGRTIREFIGAVLVLPTFFNFLWMTIFGNSAIWIDQHEASGALSALVTNADVLLFKFLGYFPFEMVTSILTLFIIFIFFVTSADSGIFVMNNISSNNAVKSPKWQLVFWGALLGILALVLLNAGGLESLQTMTLITALPFSIIMLLFCYSLLKGLVIDVNYYSRSYSHSTNSWSGEYWKERLDRIISYKDRKTIDEYLRTTVKSAFEELAREFKEKDILAHVNYHEHTPVTVEIEIKHDAMNNFRYGVKNQTKTISDFLMQEENAPEIQDKKTHIPMTYFGDNRMGYDIQYFTRNEIISDVLKQYERFLSLSSDEKNEIFIGSNLKDTD is encoded by the coding sequence ATGAGTTTTATAAAAATCTTAAAGCGTAAAAGCACTTTTGTTTCAGGTATAGTTTTTCCCAGTTTATTCTTTATTCTGGGTATTACTTTAGTTTCCAGCGTATTTCCATCAGCAGCAGATTATTACCTTAATCTGGTCAAAACTTTTCTATTTGAAAACCTCAATTGGGTTTACGTTCTTGTCGTTACCATCTTTGTTTTGTTTTTGCTTTTTCTGGTTTTCAGTAAGTATGGTAATGTTAAATTGGGTTCTAATGATTCCAAACCCGAATTTTCTTTTTTCTCCTGGATTTCCATGCTTTTTGCAGCGGGAATGGGTATTGGACTGATGTACTTCAGCGTAGCAGAACCGATGTCACATTATTCCGACACCAATGTACTGGGCACCGATCCCATACAAAGAGCTAAGGATGCTCAGTTGTATACTTTTTTCCACTGGGGTATTCATGCATGGGCCATTTATGCTGTTGTCGGACTATCTCTTGCTTACTTCACTTATCGCTATAAACTTCCATTATCTCTCCGAAGCTGCTTCTACCCCATTCTTAAGGATAAAATACAAGGTCGTGCAGGTGACGTCATTGATATGTTTGCACTCTGCAGTACTTTTTTCGGAATTACCACAACATTAGGTTTTGGTGTGGTACAGCTCTGTGCCGGACTCGTCAATATAGGCGTTATTCCGGAAAGTAATTTTATATACCAGATTATTATCGTTGTTGTGATTATGACGATATCGATTCTGTCTGCTACATCCGGGGTCAACAAAGGCGTTAAATTTTTGAGCCAGCTTAATATTATAACGGCTCTGTTGCTCATGCTTTTTGTGCTGATCTTTGGTCCGACAACTTTTTTGTTAGGTACGTTTTCAGAAGGTCTGGGTTACTATATCAATTCATTCTTCAGCCTGACTTTCAACACACATGCTTATGAACCGGAGCATCAGCAGTGGTTTTTCAACTGGACGATTCTGTATTGGGCCTGGTGGATTTCCTGGTCGCCATATGTAGGCCTTTTTATTGCTAAGATATCTAAAGGAAGAACGATCCGTGAGTTTATTGGAGCAGTACTGGTATTACCCACTTTCTTCAATTTTCTTTGGATGACAATCTTTGGGAACAGTGCAATATGGATCGATCAGCATGAAGCAAGCGGTGCACTAAGTGCACTGGTGACCAATGCTGATGTATTGCTATTCAAATTTCTTGGATACTTTCCTTTTGAAATGGTCACCAGCATACTTACTCTGTTTATTATTTTTATATTTTTCGTTACCTCTGCAGATTCAGGCATCTTTGTGATGAATAATATTTCATCTAATAATGCTGTAAAATCGCCAAAATGGCAACTTGTTTTCTGGGGAGCATTACTGGGTATACTTGCTCTTGTACTGCTCAATGCGGGTGGTCTGGAGTCTCTGCAAACCATGACTCTGATTACGGCGCTTCCATTTTCTATTATTATGCTTCTGTTCTGTTACAGTCTGTTGAAAGGACTCGTCATTGATGTAAACTATTATTCACGTTCGTACTCGCACTCGACGAACAGCTGGTCCGGAGAATATTGGAAAGAACGCCTCGATAGAATAATATCCTATAAAGACCGGAAGACCATTGATGAATATTTGCGCACAACCGTTAAATCTGCATTTGAAGAACTTGCAAGAGAATTCAAAGAGAAAGATATTCTGGCTCATGTCAATTATCATGAACATACACCTGTAACAGTAGAAATAGAAATTAAACATGATGCCATGAACAACTTCAGGTATGGTGTAAAGAATCAGACAAAAACAATCTCGGATTTTCTGATGCAGGAGGAAAATGCTCCTGAAATTCAGGATAAAAAAACACATATACCGATGACTTACTTTGGAGATAACAGAATGGGGTATGATATTCAATATTTTACCAGAAATGAAATAATCAGTGATGTGCTTAAGCAGTATGAAAGGTTCTTATCACTATCTTCTGATGAGAAAAATGAAATATTTATTGGTAGCAATCTGAAAGACACAGATTAA
- a CDS encoding dihydrodipicolinate synthase family protein: MNQNLFKGIVSYPITPFDQQEKVDLQLFKILVERLVVTGSNAIAPLGSTGVLPYLTDAEKEAIILATTEQVAGRIPVLAGVSNLTTERTVYHAKFAEKAGADAVMIIPMSYWKLTDDEIFRHYKTVADAISIPIMAYNNPATGGIDMSPSLLIRLLQIPNVTMIKESTGDVQRMHQLYQTFGKDVAFYNGSNPLALAAFTAGATGWCTAASNLIPDLTKELYQAVGQNNLPEAQRLYYQQAELLKFIVEKGLPRTIKAGLHLMGIDAGYLRSPLQPLSENELATLRTILFKTINKIN; the protein is encoded by the coding sequence ATGAATCAGAATCTATTTAAAGGTATAGTATCTTATCCTATTACCCCCTTTGATCAACAGGAAAAAGTTGATCTTCAATTATTCAAAATATTAGTTGAACGACTGGTTGTTACAGGTTCCAATGCAATTGCTCCATTGGGAAGCACCGGTGTATTGCCTTATCTCACAGATGCCGAAAAGGAAGCCATTATTCTCGCTACAACAGAACAAGTCGCAGGCCGTATTCCTGTACTGGCAGGCGTATCCAATCTGACAACGGAAAGAACTGTTTATCATGCAAAATTTGCAGAAAAGGCTGGTGCAGATGCGGTAATGATTATTCCGATGAGCTACTGGAAACTAACAGATGACGAAATATTCCGACATTATAAAACCGTCGCGGATGCGATATCTATTCCGATCATGGCGTATAATAATCCAGCAACAGGCGGAATAGATATGTCGCCGTCTTTACTGATCAGACTTTTGCAAATTCCGAATGTAACGATGATAAAAGAAAGTACAGGTGATGTACAGCGTATGCATCAGCTGTACCAGACTTTTGGAAAGGATGTCGCTTTTTACAATGGTTCTAATCCATTGGCTTTAGCAGCATTTACAGCTGGGGCAACAGGATGGTGTACAGCAGCCTCCAATCTGATTCCCGATCTGACAAAAGAACTTTATCAGGCTGTCGGTCAGAATAATCTGCCGGAAGCACAACGTCTGTATTATCAACAAGCCGAACTTCTCAAATTCATTGTCGAGAAAGGCCTTCCCCGCACGATCAAAGCCGGACTTCATCTGATGGGTATTGATGCAGGATATCTTAGAAGTCCGCTACAACCCCTTAGTGAAAATGAATTAGCAACACTACGTACTATCTTATTTAAAACAATAAACAAAATAAACTAA